CGGGGCGGGGCCGCCCGTCAGGCGCCGCTCGAACGACTCGGCGAGCGAGGTGTCGACGCTGTTCTGCGCGACGCGCTCGAGGTACTCGGAGAGGCGCTTCTGCTCGCCCTCGACCCGCTCGAGGTCGGCCATGCCGGCGTCATACGCCGCCTGGTCCTCGGGCCGCCAGGGCTTGCCGTCCGAACCGTCCCGGTCGGCCATCAGAGTGCGGATCTTCTCCGCGACTTCGGCGCGCTCGGCGCGCAGCTGCTGCATCGTCTTCATGTCGTGTGGTCCTTGTGTGAGCGGCTAGCGCCGCGCTGCGAATTCGAGCCGACGCAGCAGCGCCGCTCGTTGATGGGTGTCCGGGGCCTTGCCGCTGGGCGGCGCCGGTGCGCGGCGGGCGCTCAGCCCGGCGGGCGCCCGCGCGAACGCGGCCAGATCCCAGGTGTTCTGCGCCGCCTTGGCGCCCGGCGCCATCGCGTCGGCCAGCTTGGCATCGATCGCTTCGGCCGCGGTGTACCAGGTTTCGGCGTCCATGAGCTTGAGCCAGTGCGTCGCATCGCCGCCCGCGCGGGCGGCATAGGTCTCGGCGATCGTGCCGTCGACCTTCTCGAGCAGCGCCGCGCAGTCGAGCATGTCGCCCGTGTCCCCCATTGCCAGCGTCCAGGCCCGATGGATCATCAGCATCGACCCTCACCCATCTGGATTTCGTCCGCGCCGGTGATCAGCACCGACGCCGCGCTCGCCGCGAGTCCGTCGACGATTGCGGTCACGCGCGCAGGGCGATCCCGCAGCGCCTGGACCATCGCGCGCGCCGCGAACACCGACCCGCCCGGCGAGTTGACCCGCAGCACGAGCTCGACGGTCTCGTCGATGTCGGCGAGCGAACGCGCGAACGCGCCAGGCGACACGCCGCC
The genomic region above belongs to Deltaproteobacteria bacterium and contains:
- a CDS encoding ATP-dependent Clp protease proteolytic subunit produces the protein MIHRAWTLAMGDTGDMLDCAALLEKVDGTIAETYAARAGGDATHWLKLMDAETWYTAAEAIDAKLADAMAPGAKAAQNTWDLAAFARAPAGLSARRAPAPPSGKAPDTHQRAALLRRLEFAARR
- a CDS encoding ATP-dependent Clp protease proteolytic subunit; this translates as MHDRLLRLFAANKNRPRRFGVAGSSNGAATIYVYDTIVDTDLEAEWFGGVSPGAFARSLADIDETVELVLRVNSPGGSVFAARAMVQALRDRPARVTAIVDGLAASAASVLITGADEIQMGEGRC